The following are encoded in a window of Solidesulfovibrio magneticus RS-1 genomic DNA:
- a CDS encoding HAMP domain-containing sensor histidine kinase yields the protein MVIVVYGIILTSYEQKRRADNLEQIRFQLLTLYELRREDIGNEIFGGKRLALADTLQKMRFVHDIVTVTAFNPEGKALEDTSGEAADLTRAELDQLDQVPQFVETDYRDLRVAVLTTMVEVIGERVGYVRIRFDLSKLQREAQSSYNFFLALLLTLFVIMSLTLHVIIKRMVIRPVTRLRDAMTRVRDGRLEISLDIETKDIIGELAASFNEMTAALKKAREDRSEAIVRLEDSLVALSRKAEELAEANHRLMELDKLKSDFISSVSHELRTPMTSVLGFAKLIHRDFAKLERSDRTGPKAHALARRIDGNIAIIIEEGDRLTSLINDVLDLAKIESGSIQWRDREVDVVKLGHRALRAVEGVLDKAPRTRLISSLPDHMPKTIIDPERLLQVLINLLSNAIKFTPQGTVELKARCTGNVLRLTVADQGIGIPPQELERIFDNFHQVRRDDSPEHKPHGVGLGLAICRRIVDHYHGRIWAESDGEHGSTFHVELAVADTTATDNVILRNK from the coding sequence ATGGTCATTGTTGTTTATGGGATCATCTTAACCAGCTATGAACAGAAACGTCGTGCAGACAATCTGGAGCAGATACGCTTCCAGCTTCTGACACTGTATGAGCTGCGACGCGAGGACATCGGAAACGAGATATTCGGCGGCAAGCGCTTGGCTCTGGCCGACACCCTACAAAAGATGCGCTTCGTCCATGACATCGTGACGGTCACTGCCTTCAACCCGGAGGGCAAGGCCCTGGAGGATACCAGCGGCGAGGCCGCTGACTTGACTCGAGCCGAGCTCGACCAGCTCGACCAGGTGCCGCAGTTTGTCGAGACCGACTACCGGGACCTTCGGGTGGCCGTCCTGACCACCATGGTGGAGGTCATCGGCGAACGGGTGGGCTACGTCAGGATCCGCTTCGACCTCAGCAAGCTGCAGCGGGAAGCCCAGAGCTCCTACAATTTCTTCCTGGCCCTATTGCTCACCCTTTTCGTCATCATGAGCCTGACCCTGCACGTTATCATCAAGCGCATGGTCATACGCCCGGTGACCCGCCTACGGGACGCCATGACCCGGGTTCGCGACGGCCGCCTGGAAATCTCCTTGGACATTGAGACCAAAGATATCATTGGCGAACTGGCCGCCTCGTTCAACGAGATGACCGCCGCACTCAAGAAGGCTCGGGAGGACCGCAGCGAGGCCATCGTCCGTCTGGAGGATAGCCTTGTTGCCTTGTCGCGCAAGGCCGAAGAGCTCGCCGAGGCCAATCACCGGCTCATGGAACTCGACAAGCTCAAAAGCGATTTCATCTCGTCGGTTTCCCACGAGTTGCGCACCCCCATGACCTCAGTGCTCGGGTTCGCCAAGCTCATCCACCGCGATTTCGCCAAGCTTGAGCGTTCAGACCGGACCGGCCCAAAAGCTCATGCCCTGGCCCGGCGAATTGACGGCAACATCGCCATCATCATTGAGGAGGGTGACCGCCTTACCTCACTGATCAACGACGTTTTGGACTTAGCCAAGATCGAATCCGGCAGCATCCAATGGCGCGACCGGGAGGTGGATGTGGTAAAACTTGGGCACCGGGCGCTTCGGGCCGTTGAGGGCGTGCTCGACAAAGCCCCCCGGACGCGTTTGATCAGCAGCCTGCCGGATCACATGCCCAAGACCATCATCGACCCCGAACGCCTGCTCCAGGTGCTCATTAACCTCCTGTCCAATGCCATCAAATTCACCCCCCAGGGGACGGTGGAGTTGAAAGCCCGATGCACGGGCAACGTCCTGCGCCTAACAGTCGCGGACCAAGGCATCGGCATCCCGCCCCAGGAATTGGAACGCATCTTCGATAACTTCCATCAGGTCCGCCGGGATGACTCCCCGGAGCATAAGCCCCATGGAGTGGG